One genomic segment of Gemmatimonadaceae bacterium includes these proteins:
- a CDS encoding TMEM175 family protein has translation MNKSRLEAFSDGVIAILITIMVLELHTPHGSDWSALRAAVPSLLTYLLSFVFLGIYWNNHHHMLQATQRINGATLWANLHLLFWLSLIPFATGWMDDSRNAAVPTAAYGVVLLLCAIAFTILLRTILAAHLGENRRLAEAVGSDRKGKLSLLFYVAAIPLAFVHPAIADVLYVAVALVWLVPDPRIESRFRGTAEREPG, from the coding sequence ATGAACAAGTCGAGGCTCGAGGCGTTCAGCGATGGCGTGATCGCGATTCTCATCACGATCATGGTCCTGGAGCTTCACACTCCGCACGGCTCCGACTGGAGCGCGCTGCGGGCGGCGGTGCCGTCTCTGCTCACCTACCTCCTGAGCTTCGTGTTCCTCGGCATTTATTGGAACAATCACCATCACATGCTCCAGGCGACGCAGCGGATCAACGGCGCAACACTCTGGGCGAATCTGCACTTGCTCTTTTGGCTGTCGCTCATCCCTTTCGCGACCGGCTGGATGGACGATTCGCGTAACGCAGCCGTGCCGACGGCGGCGTACGGCGTGGTGCTTCTGCTCTGCGCGATCGCGTTTACGATCCTTTTACGAACGATTCTCGCCGCGCATTTGGGAGAGAATAGACGACTCGCCGAGGCCGTCGGCTCCGATCGGAAGGGAAAGCTGTCGCTGCTCTTCTATGTCGCCGCGATTCCGCTCGCATTTGTCCATCCAGCGATCGCGGATGTGCTCTACGTGGCGGTCGCGCTGGTCTGGTTGGTGCCGGATCCGCGGATCGAATCGCGATTTCGAGGGACGGCCGAGCGAGAGCCCGGGTAG
- a CDS encoding Rieske 2Fe-2S domain-containing protein, translating into MTVGETRGEGEELEVVADVDDVPEGSLLGVRTASGEEVCLFNHRGRIGAVHNVCTHAEFPLSDGTLSNDGTIECVWHGARYSCLTGEVRRGPAIEPVPVYEVRVESGKVLVRGRKGGHA; encoded by the coding sequence GTGACGGTCGGCGAGACGCGCGGCGAGGGCGAGGAGCTCGAGGTGGTGGCCGACGTGGATGATGTGCCGGAGGGTTCGCTGCTGGGCGTGCGCACGGCGTCGGGCGAGGAGGTGTGCCTGTTCAACCATCGGGGCCGAATCGGTGCGGTTCACAACGTGTGCACGCACGCGGAGTTTCCCTTGTCGGACGGCACATTGTCAAATGACGGGACGATCGAATGTGTGTGGCACGGTGCGCGGTACTCGTGCCTAACGGGTGAGGTGCGCCGTGGCCCGGCGATCGAGCCGGTGCCGGTGTACGAGGTTCGAGTGGAGAGCGGGAAAGTGCTCGTTAGAGGGAGGAAGGGTGGGCACGCATAA
- a CDS encoding ABC transporter permease, translated as MRRFIDDLRGSARALAKVPLFTAVAVVSLGLALALNTTMFALADSVLHPVVPYANAERIVIPSFRGGDTKHPVPADARFRAIQGGMRSYEAIAAFWRVQALVQTPGYAEDIMAVAVSPNFFDLFGVHPFRGRGFDKSDSGATSTPGAVISYRIWNRLFAGRPLRESLTLDVGLNRYTVVGVMPRSVHPPYGNTDLWLPIDAVPSNPAIGRFGPTAVMRLKPDVLLDAAKAELAMVGARLTTELTPRHPLSTWLAPVVAFFYAPQSVFPSFILGTVAMVLIIACANLGTMMIARGIARRRELAIRLALGASRRDIARHVLSECAVVVGAGVALGLLVTLWALRVLPHFTSARVPQLGDLDPAPSWRVFAFALTTSLATIVFAGALPALRAARTDPAQPMKDTAGTTTGRIRDRYNPLIVIEVALSTALLMCSGLFVLIAFNLASFDFRYDARHLVVADLDIKSNQMTNAAISRFYDGIIANGRALPNAIAAATYHWASPDGPTVAAEEGKSGDTWINLRWYQAVSPDFLRTFGIRIVNGRDFAPGDALGNEPVVIVDEEAAKRLWLDVHDPVGRMMKLGSKESKAPWVRVIGVAEAVEYLPRIDYYLPPEPMIYAVIPNDSWRSRRLVVRENAGAGMPGRAALAVAMRRQLQTEMPWAWSVQVHPWLDNYEGRRTDSTFIASLFGAFAAFGLVLCAVGLYGVLAYAVSRRLREFAVRIALGARRRDVARLVTHDAAVTALAGVAIGAFVALYVTRALMEQVVMIDYAHAIALVAAEAILFAVAFVAALGPVRQAAKADPIEILRAI; from the coding sequence ATGCGACGATTCATCGACGACCTCCGCGGCTCCGCTCGCGCACTTGCCAAAGTCCCGTTGTTCACGGCGGTCGCGGTCGTTTCGCTCGGCCTCGCGCTCGCATTGAACACGACGATGTTCGCCCTCGCCGACTCGGTACTACACCCCGTCGTGCCGTACGCGAACGCCGAGCGGATCGTGATTCCGTCCTTTCGTGGTGGCGACACGAAGCATCCCGTGCCCGCGGACGCGCGCTTTCGGGCGATTCAGGGCGGCATGCGGTCGTACGAAGCCATCGCCGCCTTCTGGCGTGTTCAGGCGTTGGTCCAGACGCCAGGCTACGCGGAGGACATCATGGCCGTCGCTGTGTCGCCAAACTTCTTCGATCTGTTCGGTGTGCACCCCTTCCGCGGGCGCGGCTTCGACAAATCAGACAGCGGGGCGACGAGCACGCCGGGCGCCGTCATCAGCTATCGAATCTGGAATCGCCTTTTCGCGGGTCGTCCCCTGAGGGAGTCGCTCACGCTCGATGTTGGGCTGAACCGCTACACGGTGGTTGGCGTCATGCCGCGCAGCGTGCACCCGCCGTACGGCAACACCGATCTCTGGTTGCCGATTGATGCCGTACCTTCTAATCCGGCGATCGGTCGCTTCGGCCCGACTGCCGTCATGCGCCTCAAGCCGGACGTATTGCTCGACGCCGCAAAAGCCGAGTTGGCCATGGTTGGCGCGCGCCTAACGACCGAGCTCACGCCAAGGCACCCGCTGTCCACATGGCTAGCGCCGGTCGTCGCGTTTTTCTACGCGCCGCAGAGCGTCTTTCCGTCGTTCATCCTTGGCACGGTCGCCATGGTGCTCATCATCGCCTGCGCCAATCTCGGCACGATGATGATCGCTCGCGGTATCGCGCGTCGTAGGGAGCTCGCGATTCGGTTGGCGCTCGGGGCGAGCCGCCGCGACATCGCGCGACACGTTCTGAGTGAGTGCGCGGTCGTGGTGGGCGCCGGCGTCGCTCTCGGCCTACTGGTCACGCTCTGGGCGCTGCGCGTTCTCCCGCATTTCACCAGCGCCCGAGTGCCGCAGCTGGGCGATCTCGATCCAGCGCCCAGCTGGCGAGTGTTCGCCTTTGCGCTGACCACGTCGTTGGCGACGATCGTCTTTGCTGGAGCACTCCCCGCTCTGCGTGCAGCGAGGACGGATCCCGCCCAGCCGATGAAAGACACGGCCGGCACGACGACAGGGCGGATTCGCGACCGTTACAATCCACTAATCGTCATCGAAGTCGCGCTGTCGACGGCACTGCTCATGTGCTCAGGCTTGTTCGTGCTCATCGCCTTCAATCTCGCTTCGTTCGACTTTCGCTACGACGCCAGGCATCTCGTCGTTGCGGATCTCGATATCAAGAGCAATCAGATGACGAACGCGGCCATCAGCCGGTTTTACGATGGAATCATTGCGAACGGCCGAGCGCTTCCGAACGCCATCGCCGCGGCGACATATCATTGGGCCTCGCCCGATGGTCCGACTGTAGCCGCGGAAGAGGGAAAGAGCGGTGATACGTGGATCAACCTGAGGTGGTATCAGGCCGTCAGCCCGGATTTCCTTCGGACGTTCGGTATAAGGATTGTCAACGGCCGCGACTTTGCGCCGGGCGACGCCCTCGGCAATGAGCCTGTGGTGATTGTGGACGAGGAGGCCGCGAAGCGGCTCTGGCTGGACGTCCACGATCCGGTCGGGCGGATGATGAAGCTGGGGAGCAAGGAATCGAAGGCGCCGTGGGTGCGTGTCATCGGTGTCGCGGAGGCCGTCGAGTACTTGCCGCGCATCGATTACTACCTGCCACCCGAGCCGATGATTTACGCCGTGATACCGAACGACTCGTGGCGTTCGCGGAGACTCGTGGTGCGCGAAAACGCCGGCGCGGGCATGCCCGGACGCGCCGCGCTGGCGGTGGCGATGCGGCGTCAACTGCAAACAGAGATGCCGTGGGCCTGGTCGGTTCAGGTCCACCCGTGGCTCGACAACTACGAAGGTCGGCGGACAGATAGCACCTTCATCGCCTCACTCTTCGGTGCCTTTGCCGCCTTCGGCCTCGTGCTTTGCGCCGTCGGTCTCTACGGCGTGCTCGCTTACGCCGTGAGCCGGCGTCTCCGCGAGTTCGCCGTCCGCATCGCGTTAGGCGCGCGGCGACGCGACGTCGCGCGCCTCGTCACGCACGACGCCGCGGTCACTGCACTCGCCGGTGTGGCGATCGGAGCCTTCGTCGCCCTGTATGTGACACGCGCGCTGATGGAACAAGTGGTGATGATCGACTACGCGCACGCGATCGCGCTCGTCGCCGCCGAAGCCATTCTCTTCGCCGTGGCATTCGTCGCCGCGCTCGGACCGGTGCGACAGGCGGCGAAGGCGGATCCGATCGAAATCCTGCGCGCGATCTGA
- a CDS encoding SUF system NifU family Fe-S cluster assembly protein has protein sequence MANLDALYQELILEHNRRPRNYRVMEGADRVVEGHNPLCGDALTLWLKLDGDRVSDASFQGSGCAISRASASLMTEAVKGKTRSEAEALFERFHDLVTGKLDVEADPEAKKALGSLRALGGVSRFPIRVKCASMAWHALRSALNAGDDTSEEREE, from the coding sequence ATGGCTAACCTCGACGCCCTCTACCAGGAGCTCATTCTCGAGCATAATCGACGTCCGCGGAACTATCGCGTGATGGAGGGCGCGGACCGCGTCGTCGAAGGACACAATCCGTTATGTGGAGACGCGCTCACACTCTGGTTGAAGCTCGACGGCGACCGCGTGAGCGACGCGAGCTTTCAAGGAAGTGGATGCGCGATCTCGCGCGCATCGGCGTCGCTGATGACCGAGGCGGTGAAAGGCAAGACGCGCTCGGAGGCGGAGGCGCTGTTCGAGCGCTTTCACGATCTCGTCACCGGCAAGCTCGACGTCGAGGCCGATCCGGAGGCGAAGAAAGCGCTGGGCTCGTTACGCGCGTTAGGCGGTGTGTCGCGATTTCCGATTCGGGTGAAGTGCGCGAGCATGGCATGGCACGCACTGCGATCGGCGCTGAACGCGGGCGACGATACGAGCGAGGAGCGCGAGGAGTGA
- a CDS encoding RNA polymerase sigma factor yields MRERIDEIYRADSRRVLATLIRLLGDFDLAEEALHDAFMAALERWPNEGLPRNPRAWLVSAGRFKAIDRVRRRANFDAAVSRFAEDKDRTTPASLDVEDEDVPDDRLRLLFTCCHPALSPDAQIALTLREVCGLTTEEVAHAFLTPPPTIAQRIVRAKAKIRDARIPYEIPSRADLPARLDSVLHVTYLVFNEGYLASSGSTLTRPDLSREAVRLARLTLELLPDPEVMGLLALMLLHESRRAARATSEGELILLDDQDRCLWNRQQIAEGIALVERALTSRRVGPYSLQAAIAAVHAEAPNAAATDWRQIVALYDVLLRVDPSPVIELNRAAAVAMRDGAAAGLALIDGLLERGELTTYLHAHSARADLLRRLGRVSEAIAAYERAARLATQEPERRFLARRLSALRT; encoded by the coding sequence GTGCGCGAGCGTATCGACGAGATCTATCGCGCCGACTCGCGCCGCGTGCTCGCGACACTGATCCGCCTCCTCGGCGACTTCGATCTCGCCGAGGAGGCGCTGCACGACGCCTTCATGGCTGCGCTCGAGCGGTGGCCTAACGAAGGCCTGCCGCGAAACCCTCGCGCCTGGCTGGTGTCCGCCGGTCGCTTCAAGGCGATTGACCGAGTGCGCCGCCGTGCCAACTTCGACGCGGCAGTATCGCGCTTCGCCGAGGACAAGGATCGCACGACACCGGCGTCGCTCGATGTCGAGGACGAAGACGTCCCCGACGACCGGCTCCGTCTGCTCTTCACCTGCTGTCACCCCGCGCTCAGTCCCGATGCACAGATCGCACTGACCCTGCGGGAGGTATGCGGCCTGACGACCGAGGAGGTCGCGCACGCCTTCCTCACGCCCCCGCCGACCATCGCTCAACGAATCGTCCGCGCCAAGGCGAAGATCCGTGACGCGCGGATCCCGTACGAGATTCCATCGCGCGCTGACCTTCCCGCACGGCTCGACAGCGTGCTGCACGTGACCTATCTGGTCTTCAACGAAGGCTACCTCGCCTCGTCAGGCAGCACGCTCACGCGCCCTGATCTCTCGCGCGAGGCGGTTCGGCTCGCGCGCCTGACGTTGGAGCTCCTCCCGGATCCCGAGGTCATGGGACTCCTCGCCTTGATGCTGCTCCACGAATCACGCCGCGCGGCGCGCGCGACAAGCGAAGGCGAATTGATTCTGCTCGACGATCAGGATCGGTGCCTTTGGAATCGCCAGCAGATCGCGGAAGGAATCGCGCTCGTCGAGCGAGCGCTCACCTCGCGGCGTGTGGGGCCGTACTCGCTCCAGGCTGCGATCGCCGCCGTCCACGCCGAAGCGCCTAACGCTGCCGCGACCGATTGGCGTCAGATCGTCGCACTCTACGATGTCCTGCTGCGCGTCGATCCTTCGCCGGTGATCGAGCTCAATCGCGCTGCTGCCGTCGCGATGCGCGACGGCGCGGCAGCAGGTCTCGCGCTGATCGATGGTCTGCTCGAGCGTGGCGAGCTGACGACTTACCTCCATGCACATTCAGCGCGCGCCGACCTTCTCCGCCGCCTCGGCCGCGTGAGTGAAGCGATTGCCGCGTACGAGCGAGCGGCCAGGCTCGCGACTCAGGAGCCCGAACGCCGTTTCCTGGCGCGTCGCTTGAGCGCGTTACGCACGTAA
- a CDS encoding SufS family cysteine desulfurase, translated as MRGAPPESQSAAARRADHHRSLSPKSDFPLLAANPSLHYLDSAATSQKPRVVLDAIRAFYEHDNANPHRGAYTLSVRATDRYHEARAHVARFLGVADPARLIFARGTTEALNLVASAWGTDNIARGDEIVVTALEHHANFVPWQQLARRRGAALRICGLTSDGRLDLEALESLLNARTRVVAFNHVSNALGTLNLVAEITSLVRQRASRDAIVVCDGAQAAPHLRLDLDGPELGDVDFYAFSGHKMLGPMGIGGLVGRRTLLESMSPYQMGGDMIEIVGDEQTTWNVLPHKYEAGTPNVADAVGLAAACGYLESLGMETVRSHELALLERATAALSAVDGVTLYGPRDVSSRSGVVSFTLEGVHPHDIATILDGEGVCVRAGHHCAQPLMRRLAVPATARASFYVYNDESDVEALVAAVAKTKALFGAE; from the coding sequence GTGCGGGGGGCCCCCCCCGAATCGCAATCTGCTGCCGCGCGGCGTGCCGACCACCATCGAAGCCTTTCGCCGAAGAGCGATTTCCCGCTGCTCGCCGCTAATCCCTCCCTGCACTACCTCGACTCGGCGGCGACCTCGCAGAAGCCCCGCGTCGTGCTCGACGCCATTCGCGCGTTCTACGAGCACGACAACGCGAATCCACACCGCGGCGCCTACACACTCTCCGTCCGCGCCACCGACCGCTATCACGAAGCGCGTGCGCATGTCGCTCGATTCCTTGGCGTCGCCGACCCGGCGCGGCTGATCTTCGCGCGCGGAACGACCGAAGCGCTCAATCTCGTCGCGAGCGCGTGGGGAACCGACAACATCGCCCGCGGCGACGAGATCGTCGTCACCGCCCTCGAACATCATGCCAACTTCGTTCCCTGGCAGCAGCTCGCGCGCCGGCGCGGCGCGGCACTCCGGATCTGCGGCCTAACGAGTGACGGCCGTCTCGATCTCGAAGCGCTCGAGTCGCTCCTCAATGCCCGAACCCGCGTCGTCGCATTCAACCACGTTTCGAACGCGCTCGGCACCCTCAATCTCGTGGCTGAGATCACCTCGCTCGTCAGGCAACGCGCGTCGCGCGACGCGATCGTCGTCTGTGACGGCGCGCAGGCGGCGCCGCATCTCCGGCTCGACCTCGACGGCCCGGAGCTTGGCGACGTCGACTTCTACGCCTTCAGTGGACACAAGATGCTCGGCCCGATGGGCATCGGGGGACTCGTCGGCCGCCGCACGCTGCTCGAGAGCATGTCGCCCTATCAGATGGGCGGTGACATGATCGAGATCGTGGGCGACGAGCAGACGACGTGGAACGTGCTACCGCACAAGTATGAAGCGGGGACGCCGAACGTCGCCGACGCCGTCGGCCTCGCCGCCGCCTGCGGCTATCTCGAGTCGTTAGGTATGGAGACCGTGCGGTCACACGAGCTGGCGCTGCTCGAGCGCGCGACCGCGGCGCTCTCCGCCGTCGACGGAGTGACGCTCTACGGGCCGCGCGACGTGTCGTCCCGGAGTGGCGTCGTCTCGTTCACACTCGAGGGCGTGCACCCTCACGATATCGCCACGATTCTCGACGGCGAGGGCGTGTGCGTGCGCGCGGGACATCATTGCGCGCAACCGCTCATGCGCCGACTCGCCGTGCCCGCAACGGCGCGCGCGTCGTTCTACGTATACAACGACGAATCCGACGTCGAGGCGCTGGTCGCCGCCGTGGCGAAGACGAAGGCCCTCTTCGGCGCCGAGTGA